One stretch of Halichoerus grypus chromosome 10, mHalGry1.hap1.1, whole genome shotgun sequence DNA includes these proteins:
- the FBXO48 gene encoding F-box only protein 48 — MQKNCKRNNNSRVSGIELNSVDAEKEKKESQNNFVELLPPEVTFKIFSQLDIRSLCRASVTCRSWNNTVRNSDSLWKPHCLTLRAVCQREIDDDLESGYSWRVILLRNYQKSKVKHEWLSGRYSNICSPLSLPEKIMYPMDVDTWGEILEAELER, encoded by the exons ATGCAGAAAAACTGCAAGAGGAACAATAATTCAAGAGTTTCGGGCATAGAATTGAATTCTGTGGAtgctgagaaggaaaaaaaagagagtcaaAATAACTTTGTTGAACTGCTGCCTCCagaagttacttttaaaattttcagtcaGCTAGACATTCGGAGTTTGTGCAGGGCTTCAGTAACCTGCAGGAGCTGGAATAACACAGTAAGAAATAGTGACTCCTTGTGGAAACCTCATTGCTTGACTCTAAGAGCTGTGTGCCAAAGAGAAATAGACGATGATCTAGAAAGTGGATATTCCTGGAGA GTAATACTATTGAGGAATTACCAGAAGAGTAAAGTGAAACACGAATGGCTAAGTGGCAGATACAGCAACATATGTTCTCCTCTGAGCCTACCAGAAAAAATCATGTACCCAATGGATGTAGATACGTGGGGGGAAATTCTAGAAGCAGAACTGGAAAGATAA